In Asterias amurensis chromosome 4, ASM3211899v1, one genomic interval encodes:
- the LOC139936228 gene encoding pleiotropic regulator 1-like, producing MEEVTKHSVHTLVFRSLKRSHDMFISDNIQPPPIDEKSERVKLACKVRDEYGMVQHLPQPKEVKPPAIKQNNSNHIPQDNRPGFEDMPTQITPGFQYPNAPGVPLSAGTAAHQTPLSQKAVQGVLANLPPSQAWLDNEKTAAGVEEIQRHAGIPERAGPPTSKALVSMQGQGGKQSGALVSRKAPIMPKPQWRPPWKLYRVISGHIGWVRSIAVEPGNQWFVTGSSDRVIKIWDLASGKLKLSLTGHISAVRGLAVSKRQPYLFSCSEDKQVKCWDLEQNKVIRHYHGHLSAVHALDIHPTIDILATCGRDSTVRIWDMRTKACIHTLAGHTNTVATVKCQAAEPQVVSGSHDSTVRLWDLAAGKSRATLTNHKKSVRALVIHPKLHMMASASPDNIKQWKFPDGNFVQNLSGHNAIVNCLAVNSDGVLVSGGDNGSLHFWDWRTGYNFQRTQAPIQPGSMDSEAGIFACMFDNSQSRLITAEADKTIKIYKEDEEATEDTHPINWKPEIMKKKKY from the exons ATGGAG gaaGTTACAAAGCATTCCGTGCACACACTGGTGTTTAGGTCTTTGAAACGTTCACATGATATGTTTATATCGGACAATATTCAGCCGCCACCGATTGATGAGAAAAG TGAGAGAGTCAAGCTAGCCTGTAAAGTTAGAGATGAGTATGGAATGGTGCAGCATTTACCACAACCTAAAGAAGTTAAACCACCAGCCATCAAACAGAATAACAGCAATCACATTCCACAGGACAACAGACCAG GTTTTGAGGACATGCCAACACAAATAACTCCAGGTTTTCAGTATCCAAATGCACCAG GTGTGCCGCTATCTGCAGGTACTGCTGCCCATCAAACTCCACTCAGTCAAAAGGCAGTACAGGGTGTATTAGCAAACCTACCACCATCTCAAGCATG GTTGGATAATGAAAAGACGGCAGCTGGTGTTGAAGAGATTCAGAGGCATGCTGGGATACCAGAGAGGGCCGGACCACCCACATCCAAG GCACTGGTTTCAATGCAGGGACAGGGAGGAAAGCAGTCTGGTGCTCTAGTGAGCAGAAAAGCACCCATCATGCCCAAGCCACAGTGGAGACCTCCATGGAAGCTGTACAGGGTTATCAGTGGTCATATTGGTTGGGTCCGTAGCATTGCTGTAGAGCCTGGGAATCAGTGGTTTGTTACAGGGTCTAGCGACAGAGTCATCAAAATATGGGACTTG GCAAGCGGTAAGCTGAAGTTGTCCCTGACTGGTCATATCAGTGCTGTGCGGGGCCTTGCTGTTAGTAAACGTCAGCCATATCTATTCTCATGCAGTGAAGACAAACAGGTCAAATGTTGGGATCTTGAACAAAACAAG GTAATCCGGCATTATCATGGTCATCTTAGCGCCGTCCATGCTCTGGACATTCATCCAACCATTGATATCCTCGCTACCTGCGGCCGTGATTCAACTGTACGTATCTGGGACATGAGAACAAAGGCCTGTATCCATACATTAGCTGGACATACAAATACAGTCGCCACAGTCAAATGCCAGGCTGCAGAACCACAG gtTGTGAGTGGCAGCCACGATTCAACAGTACGTCTCTGGGATCTTGCAGCTGGAAAAAGTCGTGCAACTCTCACCAATCACAAGAAGAGTGTCAGAGCTCTGGTCATCCATCCAAAGCT ACACATGATGGCATCTGCTTCTCCAGACAACATCAAACAATGGAAGTTTCCTGATGGTAACTTTGTCCAGAACCTGAGTGGTCACAATGCTATTGTGAACTGCCTGGCTGTCAATTCAGACGGTGTTCTTGTCTCTGGGG GTGACAATGGGAGCCTACATTTCTGGGACTGGCGGACAGGCTACAATTTCCAGCGAACCCAAGCCCCAATCCAACCTGGTTCGATGGACAGCGAGGCTGGTATATTTGCTTGCATGTTTGATAACAGCCAGAGTCGACTCATCACAGCCGAGGCAGATAAAACTATTAAGATATACAAGGAGGACGAAGAAGCG ACGGAAGATACACACCCAATCAACTGGAAGCCAGAaatcatgaagaagaagaaatactAG